The genomic segment CTTGGAGACAGAGGAGAACGTGAAGTGTCCGAGGAAGGACAGATGCTTGCTGGATAGAACTGGGCTGTCTCTCCACTGCCCTCCATTCACTGTGCCTTTCCACCCCAGGGGTCCAGCCGACTGAGAGTCCAAGGGCTGGTCCAGCTATGGAGGCTGGGACATGCTGAGGACAAAGCACAGCCTTTGGAGTTCAACAGCCCCATccgaatcccagctccaccaactgtgttaccttgggcaagttctaGAACTCGTCTGGGGCTCAGTTTTCTCCTGAAAAATGGGGATGACCATCTCTACCCCCCTGGGGATGCTGCGAGGGTGGTGAGATAAACCATGGAAAGTGCTGGTGAGATGCCTGACACGTGGCAGTTCGGAGATGATGAAGTCCTATCCTACATGCCAACTCCATCAAGAGTGGCTCCACTGAAGTGTTAGAAGGATTCCTGGCCACATAGAATAGAGGCTTGTGCCCAGTTTGCAATAGAGGTGTCCGGTGAGTGCTGGATCCCACCTGATTGGGCCAGTTTCCCGTAGATTCCCACTCTAGCAAGCTTCAGGCCAGTGCtcagagtgaaaaaagccagccaCATCCAGCTGAGGGTGTGGATCTCACAGGCAGAGCACAGGGACCTCAGCCCAAGAGAAGCACACTGCAGAGCCTCGCTCAGCCGCCAGGAGCCTCTGGCCCCCTCACCTGTACTTGCAGGTAGAGAAGGAGCAGCACCTTAGCAAGCTAATTATCCCCTGGGGCATTCGCCCCACCCATAGCACAAAAGATAAAGTCCATTTGCAATTAGTCTCCTGGAGCCAAACTAGTCCAAGAATGAGGTgactaggactttttttttccttttctttttttaacatttttaattggaatatagttgatttacaatgttgtgttggtttcaggtgtacagcaaagtgaatccgttatacatatatccactttttgggggggattctttacccatataagtcattacagagtattgagtagagttccctgtgctatacagtgggtccttattagtgacttgaattttaaaaagtcccaGAACTTCACTTAATTCTCCCCACTTCCCATAGAAATTTCTGCCACTTTATCCAAACCATCCCCGTGCCTCTTCTGCTCTTTCTTCCCacaccttctcctctcctcttcctcattctcaGCAAACAGTGACGAGGACATTGGTGCAGACCTCCCAAGGAAGCCCTGGTCACCAGGACAGGCAGGACGTGTGCCCACCAGGTGGGCTGGGACTTGGCGCCCCCAGAGCTCAGGGAAACCAGACAAGAGGCCAGTGTTTCTTAAGTCCCCCCCACTCTGTGCCACGCCCTGTACCAGGTGCCTCCCTGCTCTGTATTATGTAATTGATATCAATACGATATTGCAAGCTGGCCTGTATTAGCTCCTCTTGTCCATGAGGAATTTGCCCGTGAGAGGTGGAGTGACCGTCCCAAGGTCGGGCAGCCAGGATAAAGGAGAAACCCCATTAAGCCAGCTCTTCCCGAATTGTGCCAAACCCCCCACTGCTCCAAGATATGGCCAAGTGCGAGGTGAGTGGGACTTGGAGGAGAAGCAGCCAGAGCGGCCCCCCTGAGAGGGAGAGAGCTCGGGAGGGGCTGCGGCTCCATCCAGAGAGAAGCCTGGGGCCTGACAGCTGACACCCCGAAGGTGTCGGGGCCCATTCACTCGCTAGTTCTGCAAACGTTAGCTGAGTGCCTACCGTTCATTCAGGAGGCATCCTTCATGCAACAATCATACATTCAGGAGGTTCAGGAAACTCTGCCAGGTGTGGGCAACACGGGCACTGacatcccccctccccaggcctccaggaGTGGAGGCAAACCTCCCGCAGTAGGCTTTTTGAAGTCCAGCTGAACCCCAGCCCAGGCGGATAGTGAGGAAACCCTGAGATGCTTCTGGCTCCAACACGCCACCTGGACGCACAGTGACAGCTGAGAACCACACTTACATATTAAACTATACTTTATTAGTTGGCTTGTCTCCCCAGGCCTGGGTCAGGAACCAAACCACATCTCCCAAGCTGCTATGCATGGCCTGTCCATCCAGAGAGAATCCTACAATTCACAGCCATCCACCCAGTCACTGAGGTCCTCGCCCTGGCAGTGATGCCTCCAGACCTCCCTGAGGATGGAagatggggaagaggagagacCAAATCAGCTGCAGTCTTCAGTCTTTGCTCAGAGGAGAAAAGGATGGAGGCGTGGGCTCTAAACCAGAAGTGAGGTGAGGAAAGGGGCTACCAAGGGGAAGAGAGACAAGTCAGCTGTGTTAACTAGCAAAGAACCCcctaaaagaagttaaaaaaaaaaagaagagagagaatggcCCTTAAAAAGTTACCTGTCTAGCCTCCGTATTTTACCAATGGAGTAACTTGCTCAGGTTCACCCAGAAGTCAGTGGCAAAGACTGGGGTCCACAGCCCCAATTCAATGCTCGCTTCCTACACCATGATGTTTCTGCAGACAGTGATGCCAGCGTACATGTGTACAGCCCTTTACAGTGTACATAGCACTGCCACACCCATCACCCATTTATCTGCCATGCCCCCCAGCAGCCCTATAAGGTAAATTGGGCAGATATTATGTTCCctatgttccaaatgaaaagcTGAGCCTAAGATGCAgaattacttgcccaaggtccacaGCTTGTAAATGACAGAAATGCACCTACACCCAATTCTCTTTGGCTACCAATCTGGATCTTTCAGTTGCAGTAACTGTAGTTTATAGGCTCTTTTAGGACCATTACCTTGTTCCAGTGTCATGCTAGCATCTTGAGGAAGTTAAGCAAGATCCTGGGCTCCTGGGGGTCCCAAGTTCCCAGGGGTTCCAAACTTGGATAACTAGGGTCCTCTATGATGTCAATATCAGAGAGCCCGATGGCAAGGAGGGCCCCTAAAGGACCTTGATTGTTCATCTCTTCCATTAGACTGAGACGCTTGAGGGCAAAGAACTGGGTCTTGGCCACGCCTGaagcccagcacccagcacagagcctggcacaggtgAGTTCTCAGGTGTGCATGTGGAGGGAATAAACAGCACCCTTCCTACATTCTAGAACCACTTCCTATTAGCCTCAGCCGCCTCTCAGAGGTTATACATGCCACAAATTTACTCCCAGCGTACAAGAGAGTTGTTCTTCGATTTAACCCAAAAGAACCTGTTTCTTCCATCCCAGGGTAATGGCCCCAAGGCCTCAAGCCCTTGGGTTCCTACCTGAGCCTGCATTCACCCTTCCTGATTTTATAGATGTGCATTCTATCCTGCTGAGCCTGCCTCATTCCAGATTCAGCTCCTGGGGCTTCAACGGTTCTCAAATCAACACATCTCCAAAGCTGTGGCCATTGTCAAGGCCCACCTTGGACCTTCTCTACGTTCATGGTCCTTTTCACCTCCTCCTCTCGCTCACTGGCCATATATCACGCGTCCCTGTTCCTTCTCCAcagcccctcacccctcacccctctcCTGTCCATCACCTATATAACTGTCTGAGTCCACACCCTCTGTCTCTCATTTAGACTCCTGCGGAGGCTTCCCAACTAGCCCCCCTGCCTCCAGTCCGTCTCGCTTCCTTCTGCTCATGGACTGACATTTGATACTTTCCTAGTTACCCCAGCAGCCTCGTCACTATCACATCTGCCCTGGGTTCTGGCCACCTGGAGGGATTTTACCCCTGCTGCTATCCAGATAGGGGAGTAAAGGGAGGTTGGAGACTCTCTGTAGAGAAGCTGCCATGGGAAGAGGCTGGGAAGCTGTAGGCCTGCTGCTTCAGGGGCTCCAAAGATACAGTCCAGCGCCCCATCGGGTGCTCATCCAACTCCCTTGCCTATGAGGATGGCTCCAAAGGCCATCTTGTGGGAAGGAGGTGAGTAAAGGGAAGGCTGATAGGGTGCGGCTCCAGGGCACCCACCCACGCTTCAAGCAGGGAACCTCTTTGATCTGTTGTACTGGACAAAGATGCCACAGTTAAGAAACAAAGTTCCTAGACCCTGGACTAGTGAACTTGTAGGCAGGCATCCCGACATAGGCAGGTCTTGGAGGAGCCAGGCTTGGCTCCGTGACCTCCAGTGACTTGCTTATCCTCCCTAAAATTCAGTGCGCTGTCTGTAAATACATCAGTGGTAGTGAGCTCCGCCACCACCGAAAGCGGCCGTGCAGATTGGATTGTGAGGCCATGGAATGGCGCCTGGGGTAAGGAGGACACTCAGAGAAGGTTAGTTCCCTACTGTGGTCCTGGCCACGTCTCCTTGCAGGGGCCTCCAACCTACATTACTTACCAGGTGCCCAGACCCTGGGGATCCTGAACTATCTTCATGGCACAGATAACAGTATCCTTGAGGTTAGGATTCAACAAgtctggggagggaggcagagaaacACGATGAGGGAGCAGGGGCTGGAGCTGGATAGCCAGagtctgtctccatctctctgtctttctcacaCATGTACACACCCTCCTCCATCCTAAATTCAACCCTGTCCCTCAACCGCCCTGGAAGCACAGGGCTTCCCCGATCACTTCCCCCCATCAGAAGCCATCCCCCCTCCCTTGCCACAGCTCTCAGGACAGTGTCCCATCTGGGACCCCAAATTATATTCACGGAGGATCCATCCTCATCACTCGCCCCATCCCGCCCTCCTTGGTAGACCCAGCAGGCAGCGGGGGTCCCCACTCAAACATAAGGCAGGAGGAACACACAAAGCTGGGGAAGAAGCAATGGCCGGTGCAGAGCCCGGCCCCAGCCAGCCCCGGGCCCAGGCCCAGCCTACCGGAGCAGTACATCTGGCACATGTTTGGGACCTTGGGGTTGAGATTTTTGCACCACTTCCGGCTGTTGATCTGGAAGATGCCATTGTTGGTACTTCCATCGGCTTCGTGGTCCACGGCAGCTGTGTTGAAGCCACTTGCGAAGTAAGCAAGACAGACCCCTGCACAGGGCGGAGACACAGGCCTGCGGGTCGGATGACGGAGGCCAACCCAGCCCAGAGGGCTCATGGGGCAGACTCCACACGTCACCTCCTCTGAGCCTTCACTCCCGTTTCCAGGCAGTCAGGGCAGACGCCCTCCCACCTCCTTGACAAATGAATCCATCGAAGCTCGGAGGGGCAAAGTGActgactcaaggtcacacagagctaCCGAAGAGCAAGGGTCGGGACCCGACCTCAGGCGTCCTGACACCTAGGCTAGCAATCTTCCCACGGTCTCACTGTCCGCACATAGTAGGACCCAAGAAATGCCGTGGGGTGAACGAACAAGAGCTCGCTCTTTAGAGACATGATTAGGAAGGCACAGGGGGAACCTAGAGAGAGGGCTAGAACTAGAGAAGAAATGAGTCCGGGTGTGGCTGGACTTCATTGCTTCTCGAAACTGCCACCAGCTTGAAAAGTTTGGTATTTACTGCTTTGCTCCGCTCGCCCTAAACTTCACTGGGAATGTCTGACCCTCGTGACCGCAATTCAGATTAGGGTAGGACACCATTCTTTTCCTGTGGCTCCTGGCTTTACCAGcgggggagaaaaggaagaggtcGTTCTGCTGTGGCTGCCTGTCGTCTGCCTGCTGTGTATTCACCCCAGTGCCAGGTGTTCTCTACCTCTCAGCTCATGGGATCCTTGTTTGACAAAGGAGAACAGAGGCTCCCAAGGCCACAGCcctggagggaggaagagggaggaagggagggcagTCCTCACAGTCCGCCAGGCTGTATCCCCGGAAGCCATCCAGGCCGAAATCCTGCAGCATTCTGGCCAGCTCACAGCGACTGTAGACCTCGGCCTGGCCGGAGGTGAGCAGGCAGCTGAGCAGAGACGCCAAGGCCAGTGACGTCATCCCAGGCAGGCACGGCCACCTTCTGGGAGCCCAGCTCCCACCTTCCATGCGGGCGGCAGGGTTGGAGACCCCGTCGCCCTGGCTCCAAGCTGGGCTTTGACAGGCAGCTCACAGAAGGGTGCCCCTGGAAGAAGAAGGGAAACAAGGCCTGAGTGTACCTGGGAAGTGCCAACCTGCTCCCCTGCAGCCCTGATGGGGCCTCAGCCGTACCACCAAGAGCCAGAAGAGGGTTCCCCGAGGCCAGCCTCTTTCCCCTCCAATCCTGCTTTGTAACCCCCTGTCCCGGCAgctgagagagaggaggggaagcgGGGAGAGGACAAACGTATTCTGAGCTCCATACTACTTGCCAGGCATCACGGAACCCTGAATCCCAGGACTTCACAACTCAGAAGGGACAAAGTTTGGACTGAGGCCAAAGTTTATATGACTCCAAAGTCCCACCGGGCTTTGGCCACAAGCAGATGCTCCCGGAGGGGACAGCCGAGCAGTGGCATCTGTGTAAATCAATCCCTCAGCCCTATTTTATCCCTCAGCACGAAGCTCTCTTCTAGCGCTGAGCCTCCCCGTCCTGGCCTGCACTGAAGCCAGGTCTCGCCCTAGGACACTGCCGCCCTGCAGCCTCTCAGGCAGAGGATGCCCTCTCTCCCACACACAGGCCGCCCAGGGCGATGCTGAAACTCTCCTCCACGTCCGCCACCCCATCTAAACCATCACCTTGTTAAAGCCCGGCCTCCCTCGAGGCTCACCTCGCCCGGTTCGGTGTGCCCTCCACGCCTCTCATCACTGGCTCTGCAGGCCTGTCCCCAACATCATGAAGGACATTTGCACCTGGGTATGACCTTGGCCTCCACTCTGTCTCAGAATAGAGAAATGTCTCTATTCCACTTCTATCTCTCCCCAGCCACCTGTGACCTGCCTCTCCATGTCTCTCACGACCTCGGCCCCCCAACCTTCATAGATTCCAAAAATGAAACACAACCTCGGGAGTGGCTGTCTCTACAGTTGGGTGGCCCCGAGCCCAAGGATGACAAGACAAGGGTGGGCTTTGCAGTAAGCCGCGTCTCAGCGGGAAGCCCGCCCCTACGCATAACGTCTCTGATGTGGAcactttcccagcaccatcttCTTCCTCTATAATGTGAGGCAATTAATAACACCTGCCTCATCGgattgttgaaagaatgaatgagaaaagaaaggcaCGGAGAGAACGGGGCTCTTTGCACTAGAACTCGGCTGGTCACTATTTCTATTAGGAAGCGATGCTGGCAACGGCACTGATGCTCGTCTTGGTCAGGTTTCTCTCTCCCATTTCCCTCAGGGGGTATTCATGACCCTCATTACTGTCCTtgagtcccctccctgccctgtcccACCTCACCTCCTGCCTCACTGAGAAAAACAAGGTGCGCACAGGTGAgacctccttcctctttctgcctTTACCCCATCCCTACCCTCACAGAGGAGGCGCCTCTACACTGACGGGGGCCCATCTTTCCTCCAACCTCTGTGTTTCATCCTTTCGCATCTCTCCACCGTGTTCTACCAGCCACTTCTCCTCTCTCAGCATcaccagcccctcctctccaccaacccctccttcctctgcaggTACAGACATGCTTAGGTCTCCAGCTTCTAAAATACCTTCTTCCCCGGACTCTTTATCTATACTGacctgtccctctccctctctttctcatttCAACTTCTAGGGGAAAATCTATGATCTTTTCACCTCCCATTTGTTTCTCAACCCAGTGAAATTTAGCGTCACCACCACGACCACTGGCCTGACGCTGTTCTACGCAGTCCGATGGACCCTCATCAGCTCCTGTCTCGCGGGAGCCCTCAGCAGCCTTGCACACCGCTGCCACTCCACCCGGTTGAAACTCTTGCCTCTCTCTGCTTCCATGACGCTCCCCTCTCGCAGGTTCCTCGGATTCCCTTTCGTGGAATCCACTTCCGCCCAGGCCTTAAACGCCGATACGCTTCCCAGGCATTTCTCCCTTGAGCCCTCCTCTCTCCCACTTCAGGAAACCCTCCGGGCAGCCTGCAAGATGGCCAAGCATGTCTGTGCCTACTGCCCGCTGCAGGGTGATGGCGTATATGACATCTTCCCCGGAGCAGCAGACCTCATAGGTAACTGCCTCCTGGGAACCTCCGCTTGGATAAGACAGAGTGAACTCAAACGGAGCACGTCCAAAACAGAACGAACCTTCCCACTATTTTAGTGCTCTTTTGTATGTCTTCCCTTTCTTGGTTTCAAACATTCTTGGTTTTAAACTCATCATGTTCTATTGTTTAAACCTATTTATCCAAACTGGATAAACATTTTCATCCAGATATAAATGTCATTCTTCACTCCTCTCCATCACAACATCTTTCACTCATCCCCAAGCCATCAATCCCAATGTGCTGTTGAGTCCACCTTCCCTCCAAGGGCAGCATCTTTTCCTCAGCTCGGCCCACCCACCTGCCGTGCTGATGGTCTCCTGGCATCCAGTCCCGACCTTCTCCCCAGCTATTCTCCCCACATTCACCAGCACGAAGGTTTTAAACAAAAAGCCTGGCGTGTGACGTCCTTTGATGACTTCCTTCCTCACTCCTCCTAAGCGTGGTCCTCGTGACCCAGCCTTGCTGACCTCTCCCCCGCGACACATTAAGTTCCAGTAATGCCACGTCATTCGCTCACGATGATCTTGCTGTCTGAGCAGGAACCCTCTCGTTTCCTTTACGTGCTTCACTCTTACCTATACTTCAAGGGTCACGTTAGAGGTGAGTTCCCCAGCGGGACTCCCCCAGTGGGCCCCCGCCCCCCCAATACTCCCAAAGCGCCCTGTGCTTCTGCCCTCCTGCATAGTAGACTGTAAAAGACGTTAGCCTTTCCCACTACCAGGTGAACTTCCAAAGAACAATGGTTCTTTGAGAGTCAAGAGAGTCAATCCTGAGAGTCAAGCAGAGCTGCCGGCACGGAGCAGCCGATCAATGGGTGCTTCTCAAGACTGAAGTATATTGAAGTCGTGTCCACAAGAGCATGAGCCCTTCTCATCAAAATGTGGGGGGATGAGAGGGAGAAAGACACCCTTCTGAGTTCTTAAAATCTGGCGGACACTGTGCTGGGCTTTTTCTGGATGTTTTCTGACttcatctcatctaatcctctCAACAATTCAAGAGGGGAAGGATTACTGTCTCCAACttctagatgaagaaaccaagccGGCTGCTCTACAGAGACTTGTGTTTGCTTTTTCGGTAGCAGAGTTGTTTAAAGGTCATTTCATCCTGAGCATTTCCCAGCAGATCTAGAGGTAGCAGGAGTCAGGTCTGCTGATCCAGAGACCAGAGGCTGCCAGCATGGTCTCCAATCTCTCGCTCTCAACTCCCCACCCGCCGCTTCACCAGCCCAGGATCCGCCGCCCCGCCCCACAATCCCTGACCACTGCCTTCCTTTCTCCATGTCCCTTTCTAATCAGTAAACAGCTGCAGGAAGAGCGGGAAGGGGGCTCACTGATCAGGTGTCGTCCGCACGAGAGCTGACACAGCAGTGACAGTGGCAGTAACAGCAGCGGCCCAACGCTCTGCTTCAGCCCGGGACACCCCCCATGATACAGCTGGGGCCCCAGGCACCCAGCTTGAAGAGAATGATGGGAAAGGGCAGGCTCTAAATGACGTGGGGCCTTCTGGAACTCCCCAGTTCTGTGAGCTCATCTTCTAGAACCATCTTCACCCACCCAGCTTTGCTAGCCCCCCTGAGCCCCTCAATGTCAGGGCCTGGGGACATATTAGGAGGATCTAAGCTCAACCCCCCTTGCCCACCTTCGCTCACACGCACAATACTTTGAAGGATGGCTCACTCCTCTCCTCCCAACAGGCCCTTCCGGTGGGTACCGAGGGATGATGCTGCTGGCGGGTGGCCGCCGCCGCCCCAGGCATCTGACCTCACGGTCAAACTCCTTTGTTCTTCTCCCTTGATGCTGAGCTACGAACCGCCCCTTTTCTCCATCTGGATGATGACAGTTCAGTGTGGACAAGCCTGGGACAAATGGGATGCTGTTGACCCTAAAGCTTGTGGGACAGAGCAGTGAAATAGAAGGGCATGTGACACCCGTGTCTATACCCCACAAGGGCCCCTGCTTGGAGGCCGTGTGGCACAGCAGTTAGAGCATGGACTTTGCAGTCAGGCTGACCTGAGAACGAACAGGGGCGCTAGTGACTACCAGCTGGGAGTTCCAGTaaaagtgacttaacctctcagtTTCCTTCATTCTCAAGGGGGAATAACAATACAGGAAACATCTCTAGAGACACGCAATGCACAGGATCAATTACCACTAAGAGCACAGCATAACCACAAACATGTCAAGCTGTCCCTGTTCATCCTGTCTGCCCGGGCCCCATCCCAGACAGACCAGATTCGAATTGAGGGTTGACCCACGTTTGCATCagggtttctctcttttttttttttttaattttattgtggtagAAAGATATGAgtcacttaacatgagatctaccctcaacaaaattttaactGTGTAGTACAGTGTAGTTGATCATAGGTACAGTGTGGTACAGCAGATCCCCGGAAACTTCTTCCCcgtttaactgaaactttatgcccgTAGATTAGTAACTCCCCACTCCCTTCTCCCCCAGACcccggcaaccaccattccactctctgATTCTATGGACTTGACTCTTTTCGATacctcctataagtggaatcatgcagtgtgtgtctttctgtgaccggcttatttcactgagcgtaATGTCCTCCGGGTTCATCCGTGTGCTCACGTGttacagaatttctttcctttttaaggctgaatagtgcACCACTGGGTGTATAGaccgcattttctttatccattcatctgatggacatttaggttttttccgcatcttggctattgtgactagtgctgcaatgaacataagagtGCTAATGTCCCTTCAagttcctgatttcaattcttttggataaatactcagaag from the Delphinus delphis chromosome 19, mDelDel1.2, whole genome shotgun sequence genome contains:
- the SPACA3 gene encoding sperm acrosome membrane-associated protein 3; the protein is MEGGSWAPRRWPCLPGMTSLALASLLSCLLTSGQAEVYSRCELARMLQDFGLDGFRGYSLADWVCLAYFASGFNTAAVDHEADGSTNNGIFQINSRKWCKNLNPKVPNMCQMYCSDLLNPNLKDTVICAMKIVQDPQGLGTWEVWRHHCQGEDLSDWVDGCEL